From one Anopheles cruzii chromosome 3, idAnoCruzAS_RS32_06, whole genome shotgun sequence genomic stretch:
- the LOC128273201 gene encoding NADH dehydrogenase [ubiquinone] 1 beta subcomplex subunit 2, mitochondrial-like: MLASRALLVGRLLHRGLGRKATTGVLRNQLVRHGHDWSYRVNGPKPEMATRIGAQIAGGLMWWWVLWHLFHEYEHITGEFEYPDPSQWSNAELGIPSELDELE, from the exons ATGCTGGCTTCCCGTGCACTGCTGGTCGGAAGACTGTTGCACCGTGGCCTCGGGCGGAAGGCAACAACGGGCGTGCTGCGTAACCAGCTCGTTCGCCATGGGCACGA CTGGTCATATCGAGTGAACGGACCGAAGCCGGAAATGGCAACACGCATCGGAGCACAGATTGCCGGAGGTCTCATGTGGTGGTGGGTGTTGTGGCATCTGTTCCACGAATACGAACACATTACG GGTGAATTTGAATATCCCGACCCTTCACAATGGAGCAACGCCGAGCTGGGCATTCCCTCCGAGTTGGACGAATTGGAGTAA
- the LOC128274011 gene encoding uncharacterized protein LOC128274011 translates to MKFLWFVTFLLALVGMIAGDAACPKGFKSEHNKCVTQRPVHGDCPKGSTYNAKLNLCVHN, encoded by the coding sequence ATGAAATTTCTGTGGTTCGTCACGTTCTTGCTAGCCCTCGTTGGCATGATTGCCGGAGATGCAGCCTGTCCGAAGGGATTCAAATCGGAGCACAACAAGTGCGTCACGCAACGCCCGGTCCACGGAGACTGCCCGAAGGGATCGACCTACAATGCTAAGCTCAATTTGTGTGTGCACAACTAG